Part of the candidate division KSB1 bacterium genome, TTTGGTTTGGATCTCTACAATTAATGAACCTAACAAAAACACCAACTACTCGGTGCCGGTGGTGACAAATATAGGCGGTAAAAGATTGCTGATAGTCGGCGGTGGTTCCGGCTGGGTCTACGCCATGAAAATCCGTACCGGTGAGCAGGTCTGGAAATTCCAATTGAGTAAAGGAGCCATTCAGGCATCAGTTGTGGTGGATGGCGGGTTTGTATACGCAACACACCATGTTGAGAACTTTGATAACACAACATGGGGTCGGGTCGTTTGTATCGACGCTACCGGGAAAGGCGATGTCACCAAAACCCACGAAAAGTGGCGTCGTGACGGTCTCGAAGTAGGTTATGCCTCACCGCTTGTTCATGGCGGCAGACTTTATCTGGTTAACAATTCCGGTAATATGTTTGCCCTCGACGCTAAGACCGGTGAAGAAAAATGGGTCTTAAACATCGGCAAAGTCGGCAAAGGCTCGCCGGTGTGGGCGGATGGGAAAATCTTCGCGACTGAAGTGAACGGCGGCTTTCATATTATCGAACCGGGTGAAAACGGAGCGAAGTTTCTCGACCACAAACAGGTGCCTGTTGATGACAAAAGATTTGCTGAAATTTACGGCTCACCCGCCATCGGCTATGGCCGGGTTTATTTCACCAGTGAAGTCGGGCTCTTTTGTCTGGGTGACGAGAAAGCAGAGTTTAAGGTGACGCCGCCCAGTTTTGTAAGGATTCCGGAACTTGCCGCACCGACTTTGGATAAGCCCACTCATTTACAAATCGTTCCGGCTGAAGTTTGGGTAAATGTGAATGACAAAGTTCAGTTTGGGGTTCGTGGTTTTGACGACTTTGGTCGCAGAACTAGCGCAATAAATGTTGAATTTAGCCTCAATGGGCTGCAAGGTAATATTGACAAAAACGGCCAATTCACCTCTGACAAAAAAGCCGGTAATCAAGCCGGTTATGTGGTAGCTAAATTGGGTGACCTGGAAACCCGGGCTCGGGTGGCAGTTGCAGATAATTTGCCGTGGGAGTTCGATTTCGAGAATTTTGAAGTCGATAAAAATCCGCCGCTGTGGCCTGGCACCTGGAAATTCTTTGTTAGAGAAATGAACGGCAACAAAGTTCTTGCCAAGCCGCCATCAAAGCGAATGTTGAAGCGGCACAATCTCATTCTGGGTCCACCCTCAATGAAAAATTACACCATTCAGGCGGATTTAAAAGGAACGAAAATCAAGCGCCGCAGCCCGGATATGGGGTTGATTTCGCACCGTTACTACCTCGATTTCATGACCAAGAAAAAGCGGCTGCAAATCCGCACCTGGCCGGCTGAGCTTGAGAGATTGAAGGTGGAAATTCCGTTTACCTGGAATCCTGAGATCT contains:
- a CDS encoding PQQ-like beta-propeller repeat protein — protein: MEKRTFVVFCLCLILLGLNVQTSWSSDWPSWRGPYQNGVSDETGLISNWSLDGKNLIWKADFIGRSTPIVMNGRVYVVGRTGEGVNMQRVVACYDAKDGKLVWEDKYNVFHATVPFSRVGWSSLAGDPETGNIYYFGVDGMFVCYDKDGKRLWEHSFVEEYNRFAGYGGRTCTPVIDQDLVIVNGANNTWGNLLIMRHRFFAYDKRTGDLVWISTINEPNKNTNYSVPVVTNIGGKRLLIVGGGSGWVYAMKIRTGEQVWKFQLSKGAIQASVVVDGGFVYATHHVENFDNTTWGRVVCIDATGKGDVTKTHEKWRRDGLEVGYASPLVHGGRLYLVNNSGNMFALDAKTGEEKWVLNIGKVGKGSPVWADGKIFATEVNGGFHIIEPGENGAKFLDHKQVPVDDKRFAEIYGSPAIGYGRVYFTSEVGLFCLGDEKAEFKVTPPSFVRIPELAAPTLDKPTHLQIVPAEVWVNVNDKVQFGVRGFDDFGRRTSAINVEFSLNGLQGNIDKNGQFTSDKKAGNQAGYVVAKLGDLETRARVAVADNLPWEFDFENFEVDKNPPLWPGTWKFFVREMNGNKVLAKPPSKRMLKRHNLILGPPSMKNYTIQADLKGTKIKRRSPDMGLISHRYYLDFMTKKKRLQIRTWPAELERLKVEIPFTWNPEIWYTMKMQVEIKSGKAVIKGKVWPRDEKEPSDWTITAEDPNPNTHGSPGLYGDAQTTIFFDNVKVTQN